The following nucleotide sequence is from Alkalihalobacillus sp. LMS39.
TTGGGCATGAAAATGAAAAGCAAGCGACGATCCGCTGGGGATTATGGCATATTGCCGACCATAGTCGTTATCATCAAGCCCATATTAATCAGCTTCGTAAATGGTATAATGAACATTCAGTAAATCGATAGAAAGTGGAGAAACTTATATTGGAATTAAAGGACTATTTACATAAAACATTCCCAGGGCTTAGCTTGAAACCAAGCTTGTATGTGCAATGGGACACCGGAGTTCATATTGAATTTGCAAAAGGGTTATATCAGTTAAATATTGATGACAAGCTTAATCCTATTTATTTTGAAAAAGTGTACAATCAGGCACTGTCATTGTTTCATCTTTTATTTGGAGAAGAGGATGAGATATTTCTTGTCACTAACGTATACCATCATAAGGACTGGAAATGGAAACAAAGTAAGGTCTATCGTAGGTATGTAAAAAACAAACACTTAACATATGATGTTAAGAAACAGATGTTACCGTATCTTTTTATTGATGAGGATGAAGGAGACGGGTATGTTACTTCTCAATTCAACGTACGATGTAGAAAATCAGATATAAACTATTCCTTACTCCTGAAAGCGACATGCCACGAAGACTTTCCGATACAACCAAAGCTTGGGAAAGCAAAGGACACATATTATCCAGATGTTTTCTTCGTAAACGCTACACAGGACCTCATCTTTTTTATTTATGATGATAGGGGTTGTGAAGTGGTTGCCAGTCACAAAGACACGCTTCAGTCCATTACTAAGTGGGGTGCTGAGGAAGGAATTGAGGTTGACTATAAGGAATAAATGGAGGATAGAAATGATGTGTTTGATTCGATTTTAGTTAGTCGTAATTGCAATTCTCTCCTTTATTTTTGGGGAAAAGAAGACAGTTGAACAATGAAATGAAACCACTCCGCAAGTAAAATCGTAGAGTAATCATATTGAGTGTTTTTAAGTATACAAATAGTAATAATGAATTTATTCGTTTATGGAGGTTTTTTTATGAATTTTGTTGATACGTTGTGGGCTTATGTCCTTGTGTTTTTATTAGCAGCTGCTCCTTTTTTTGAAGCATATGGAGTTATTCCGCTTGCGCTTATTGCCGGTTTATCGCCAATACCCGTTATTATACTTGGGCTTGCTGGAAACATCTTTACCGTCTATCTCGTCATTCTTTTTATTAATAAAATTAAAGAATGGCGGAAAAAGAAGAAAGGCGATGATGAAGAGAAGGCACCAACAAAACGAACAATCCGAGCACAAAAGCTATGGAACAAATATGGCTTACCTGGGTTGGCCATGATTGGCCCGTTAGTCGTTGGTAGTCACCTTACTGCTTTCATGAGCCTGACATTTGGAGGGACAAAAAGAAAAACGGCATATTGGATGACCGCGAGCATCGTCATTTGGAGTATAACATTTGCGATACTCATTCACTTTGGAATCGACTTATTGGGCTTTGAAAATCGAAATTATTTTGATTGATTGGAAGGGGATAGTGTAAGCTATCTCCTTTTCTTTCAGAGCGGACATATATTCCGCTATTTTAGTAAAAATGCTTGTTTTTCAAATGCTATCGGACATCTGTTCCGTTAATTCGTTAAAACAAGCAAAGATTACTAGTGAAATTGGGAAAATAGCGGAACGGATGTCCGTAATGTTTTCAAAATCGGTTGTTTTGGTGTAAATAGCGGAATAGATGTCCGAACCGTTAGTTAAATAAATTAGCGAATTTCAAAGGAGACAACGAAATGGCCCTTCATATTACAAGAGAGTTTACGAAAGAGGATAAACAATATATTGATGACGAATTGTACTTTTATAATGTAAAACACTTCCCAAAAAATCTTGGTGGGAGATATGAAGAAATCGGCTTATTCGTAAAAGATGATAACGGAAGCGTTCGTGGCGGTATGTTAAGTGCAGTGTGCTGGAATTGGATGGAGATTTATTCTCTTATCATTGATGAAGATATTCGAAACGCTGGCTATGGTACGAAACTGTTAAAAGAAACGGAGAAAATAGCAATAGAAAAACAATGTGACTTTATCAAAGTAGATACGTTAAGTTTTCAAGCATTAGAGTTTTATGAAAAAAATGGATATCAAGTATTTGGCATGATTGATAAAGTCGGGAGAGAGTTTAAACATTA
It contains:
- a CDS encoding DUF3885 domain-containing protein, coding for MELKDYLHKTFPGLSLKPSLYVQWDTGVHIEFAKGLYQLNIDDKLNPIYFEKVYNQALSLFHLLFGEEDEIFLVTNVYHHKDWKWKQSKVYRRYVKNKHLTYDVKKQMLPYLFIDEDEGDGYVTSQFNVRCRKSDINYSLLLKATCHEDFPIQPKLGKAKDTYYPDVFFVNATQDLIFFIYDDRGCEVVASHKDTLQSITKWGAEEGIEVDYKE
- a CDS encoding small multi-drug export protein, which translates into the protein MNFVDTLWAYVLVFLLAAAPFFEAYGVIPLALIAGLSPIPVIILGLAGNIFTVYLVILFINKIKEWRKKKKGDDEEKAPTKRTIRAQKLWNKYGLPGLAMIGPLVVGSHLTAFMSLTFGGTKRKTAYWMTASIVIWSITFAILIHFGIDLLGFENRNYFD
- a CDS encoding GNAT family N-acetyltransferase, whose translation is MALHITREFTKEDKQYIDDELYFYNVKHFPKNLGGRYEEIGLFVKDDNGSVRGGMLSAVCWNWMEIYSLIIDEDIRNAGYGTKLLKETEKIAIEKQCDFIKVDTLSFQALEFYEKNGYQVFGMIDKVGREFKHYYLKKDLQKAENSKVL